CCCtggtaaaagtaaaaaatgaatctgttcatccatgatgctgcgGGACTGCGCTAAGCTTTTGCTGCTGATGTTATGTCGAGCAGACAGAaaaattaagtcgtgatcatgagaaaacatgaaagaagaaaataatactCTAtagttttattcctcacatataATACTTCAAAAAAGGTTAGGTTAATCCACATAAGTGGAATTTGTTTTTAAGTTAAGTTTTTAAAGTGAAGTTCTTTCACTGTACAGATATTGGTTACAAATGAGTCAGGAGactttttttacacactgtaaACTTGATGCGAACATTAGCGGTAGTATTATTACAGACTTTTTCCTCTCAGTGAAACCCGACTCACTGTCGACCACTTTGCCATCTGTTTCTCCTTCTCGACGCCTCTTGCCTTGACTCTGTAATTTGGCTAAACAACGCTTCATTTCAGGGTCATTACAGGGAATAAATGTGACATGGCAGGTCAGTTTTTAATTTCTAACTTTAGCCTTTTCTTTTGTAGAGGAGGGGCTTGGACACATGGGATATGTTGTCCTGAAAGGCACTGAGAGCATACAAAATTACTACAACAAgcaccaagacacacacacacacactactgtaaTCTTTATTACTCTACAGCCTTCATTATTATAAACCAGAATAACTTGACAGTGATGTTCACCGCCGCCATGTcgtttaaataacaataatgaaaaCGGCTTTGCATTAGGCAAATCAAGCAGGTGGAGAGACAAGGACACACAGCGATGTCCTGAGACAGAGCCGAGTCCTAGTTTTTGTTTGGATTTCCTCAGATTAACATGAGGTGctatagaaatgtatttatatgtgAGAAGCAGGTAACCAAAACGGTCTGacgtcacacagacacacctggGACACCACACCTAATCAATATCCCTCGTGCATGACAGGAAAggaaacaacaaacaaacaaacaaacaaaaactgaattacgaaaaataaaactatttcaaaAACAGATATAAATTACAGATAGggttaaaagattaaaaaaaaaacctacagtaTGGGATGTAGGATTAGGATCAAGGGGACATGGAGGTCTTTGTTAGGCTAGCGGTATTAACTACTTATGCTAATTACAttacatattaattaaatattttttaaagaataataacaataaaatttaAGGTTCAATTCAAGTAGAGCgttgcatttattatttaggtttctatctctctatctcacacacacacacgggtagCATGTAGGTTATACTGTCTTTaggctgtttgttttgttttgctagaTTTTATTCCGTCTGCATGAGCAAAAAATTGAGACGAAGACAAAATTTCGCGTCTTCGACCCGATTCTCAGAtaccaagtgtgtgtgtgtttattataaaaGTGCATAAGTATATGGACTAAACCCAGCATGGCTGCTCCAGGACAGTCAGCTTAGCtagcacacattcatacacacatttactctGGACAAAAGGTGAACGAGAGTTTTCCTCAGAAGACCGAGTATATTTCAGATCATCTTTAAGAAGCCCAGTCTCCAGAAAACACTCACCTGTCTTGAAGACGTGAGCGAAGAGGGTCAAGAAAAGACAAATCATGTCTGACGTTACCGGCTGCTCGGCCCCGGTCTCTCTCACGAGCTCCTCGGAGAAAAGGAGCGCGCGCAAGAACGTCTCGAGTATGGAAAGCCAAATGGGTCATTAGTCGCGTGCATAGTTTTCTCTGTGTGACGTTTAAAagcgctgttttgttttttttgacacgACGCATTTAACCACTccatcattccactttattacacataactttatttatggagtttaaatgttgtgaattctttatatttatggatttcttgagttaatactgatatctggtgaGAATTTCacatgaatagcctcattggaaatatccatccatccatccatcttctataccacttatccttttcagggtcatgggggaacctggagcctatcccagggagcatggggcacaaggctgggtacaccctggacagggtgccaatccatcgcagggcacacaagcacatacacattcacacacccattcatacactatggacactttgtacaagccaatcagtctaccatgcatgtctttggactgggggaggaaaccggagtacccggaggaaacccctgcagcatggggagaacatgcaaactccgcacacacagtcATTGGAAATAtagtcactgaaaaaaaaaatgttgacgcatccaatacttatttctctaACTGtttgtggttcttccccaaactgtttacacaaatttggaagcacacaactgtatgtttttgtaaCATTAAGTTTGCCCTTCAATGTAGCTATGTAACAATGTAATTaccaaacataataataaacatacagGTTTCACTGTGGATACATCTGAAAAAGCAGCAGtacaaaaaggaaaagacaaatgTGTTGCTGCCATTGAAATATAGTGGCAAAGACAGGCATAGCTACACTGCAGCCCAACTAGTGAGGAAAAATCTTTCATTTGACAATTTTGTCATTagtaattcatttttatttataaataatgcaAATGCAATTATCAGAGCATGTACAGTATTGGACATCACATAGAGAGATTACGCCTTCCTCTTTAaggaaatacaacacaaaaaaGAACCTAAGGTTTAAATTGTCTCTGAATCATCCTTCAGTGGCCTGACTCCAAGGAAGAGTCTTCGACAGTCctaatctttaaacaaaatgggTAAAAGATGGTTTTCAAACATTCCAATTTCCCAAACATGGCTACCATTATGATACTATACACATCATGTTTACCAGAGAACATGTTTCTCGTCTAAAGGTCGATGTTAGCATTTGGTCAGGAAAAGCTTGTCCTAAATCGTTGTAAGAACAGCATCCACCTTGAGATTAACACCATACTGAAAAGAATGCAGGAGGAATTCATTACAGGTTTGATCTTTCTCTTCTGAATTCAGCTTACACGGGTGTTCCCTCCTTTTTCTGCTGTTCCTGGCTGCGGAAGTACTCTTTGCTGAGCAGAACATCTCGTTTAAGAGGTAGGCTGGGTTCAGGTAAGGTGCTGGCATCAACACCGAGCTCCTTGGCTTGCTGTGCTAACATCATGGCACGCAGGAGCGGTGGGTAGCGCACATGTCGGATGGGGGGTTCGGGGACAGGCTCGAAACGTGTAAAGGCCTCTTCTTCGTGTTTGGGTACCAAGCGCCAGTCGTGATACATGACCTTATCTATCTCCTTCTCAGAGGCTTCTTCCTTACCTGGAACACAATGCAAATGcagtacatatataaataatcattaCATCTAACATTTAGGAGAAACCCAATGTGGATGCCTGTACATACTGATCATTGGTCTCACTGGAGACCAAAGCTGATCTGGTATTATTCACCATATTATCAAACACTGTATTCTAACACTAAAAATCCATTATCTAAAGATGGTGAGCATAATGTAGCTGCATAAATTGCTAAGCTAAACTTTGTGCTCCCTAGAGAGGGAAGTAATAAGTAGTAAGAACCCAACtagagcttgtatgttttttaaGTTCCTCAGATCCCATATTTTAAAAGCCAAAAAGCTTTGTATCTGTTGAGTTTCACTTAGTTATTTTTCCTGTgtttaattgattaaaaaaaaaaaaatcctgattcTACACTTACCTTTAAATGTCAAAATGCCCCACGCTTTCCCATGGTCCATATTCTACAGGAGGAAAACAAGACAAATAAGTCACTACGTTCCTAACCTTTGACTCTAAAATGCTTCATGCTTTTCGTACGTTTCTGTCCATTTTTTAACTAGCCAGACTCTACAAACTCGGAGCGAGACATCCAATACTTGTACCTCTGCTGTATAGTCTACTTTCACTTTAGTTATCTTCCAGTAGCAGGGCTCGGTGTGCTCCTCCAGCCACGACTTCCGTGTAAAGAGCCGTCCCACACCGAACATGCGCATGCCAGCCAGGAGCCTGAAGAGTGGAGTCTCTTTCCGCACGTCCTGCCAGGCCAGCACTGGCAGCCTCTTACCGGTGAACGGCCGTGTCATGGTTTCATAGTCCAGGGCATAGCGTTGTGAATCCCGCGGCCGATTTTTCAGCTCTTGATAAGCCCGGATCTTTCGGGCCATCTCAGCAATCAGTCTCAAGCGCTtctttttcaccattgtgactaaagaaaaacagacaagaGAGATAAACACATAACATATAAGTGTACAATTCAGACTGATGGAGCGTGGTCATCTGACATACTACCAGATGAATGGCACAGTATGTCACTTTTAATCACAGGCAGGGCTGTGGTACAAATCGGCCAGAAGGGCTAAGCTCCCCCTTCCTTTCAAACACAGAAAGGTTTAATTTTTTGGCATTTATATCAGCTTATatgctgttaacaaatgtctTGAGACAAAATAGTTTGGTGGAGCCAAGCATATCTCCATTAGTGGTCATTTAGAAAAACAtgcagaatggtatgaagatgTGAGGCTTGGGctgatttcttcttttctttaaagcccagactgtagattcagtAACAGTCATGTCTCGtgattacatttatacattttatatttattcatttagcagacgcttttatccaaagcaacttacaaatgaggaaatacaagcaaagcaatatatcaagcggagaacgatacaagtagtgctaccatacaagatttataattgctTCTAGAGAAGCAAAATGTGTGGAGTAGAGCTGTAAGTATCAGTGTAAGCATagaaggcttttttttctttgttttttgtttaagtaTGTTTTTTGAAGACAGTGATagattctgctgtccagattgaggttggaagtttttgggctgatatttttttattgagagTTACTGAGAAGGCGAATGTGAAATAAGGTCCCAGGCATGATGAGgtgtattatttactttttcatactatttttttttttttttaacccaaagATTAATTTGGAGAATAACAAAAAGAGTAGAGAGACTAAGATTTGTCCATTTATCCAACCAAagtacaaatgaaacaaaaggaCAGATAACACGAGTGtatgtttaatacattttggtTTGAACTCAATAGAGCATTACAGactacaacaaaaataattacaaatgcaGCTGCCTATCTACCTttaagagtgagtgagtgagtgagtgagtgagtgtgtgtgtgtgtgagagagagagagagagagagagagagagagagagagagagtgttagtTTATCCCACATCGTTTATTATACCATCAATGAGACCTTGTGTCAAAGTATTCCTCAGCCCTGACAGCTTCACTGTTGAGCCAATAATATTAGATTTTACCCCATATCTAATATAACGCCTAGCCATCACTGTTCACAAGCTTGAACTGCCCACCATGCATGTATACTGAAAATAATGTGAATAAAAGATCACAGTATACTGGTACAGCATTTCTTACTGGGACACTGACAATGCGTTTGACAAACTCCTGCTTGATAGCTACAGAACCCAGAAGCGTCACGTGTAGATGTAGAGCAAATGGTCTAGTCCTACATGATACAAATAATATACACCCAAACAGtacaatgctttaaaaaaaacaacgtaaaaaataataattaaacaacacATACATGTGATCGCGATAACCACGACAATAATAACACGTTTCTCCTacctgttttatttgatttgaccTCCACAAACGCAACTTCCGGTACAGTGGCAGCAAAGTAAGCGTGTCGTTCGGAAACAGGGCTACAGCTCCGACAGTTCCTAGCTGTTCTCGTAAAATGACCGagtaaaaaagtaaatgtaaatgaaatataatttatataaatgttgtctcctttttgaaatacatcatagACCTAATTAAAATATTCTCTTTGACAGTTTATGAGGTACATCATCTACCACGGGGGTTCTCAAACCTTTAGCTTTAACTAGttatataaactcagcaaaaaaaaaaaaaaagaaaaaaaaaagaaacgtcccttattgtattttatttgagtgtattttaaagataatttggTAAAATTCAAATAAGTTTTACAGAcatttattggaaagggtttaaacaatatTATTCATGCTTGTTCGATGagccataaacaattattgcacatgcacctgtggaacagtcctcaagatatgaacagtttacaggaggtaggcaattaaggtcacagttacaaaaACTTAGCACACTAAacagacctttctactgactctgaaaaacaccagaagaaagatgcctagggttcctgctcacctgcgtgaacatgccatagacctgctgcagggaggcatgaggactgcagatgtgtccagagcaataaactgcaatgtcggtaatgtaagatgcctaagacggtgctacagggagacaggaagggcAGCTGATcctccttgcagtggaaaatgacatgtaaccatgtgccccgcccccagacgtgatggagaacttgaaaatgccttggtggaaaaTCTCACAGCAAGGAATGACAAAtttggtgcagtccatgaggatgagatgcactgtagtacttaaagcagctggaggccaccagatactaactgttacttttaatattgacccccctttgttcagggactcattattccatttctgttcttcAAATGTCTGCTGACACACCTGACAGATTCATACAAAAGAAACATCCATTAACCACCCTTTCAGTGTCACTGTTGTGCCGAAAATGGTATACTATACAAACAATAACTTGGTTATTATAAATTAGCAACTGACAGTCAGTGCACCTATATGGTAGGCGTACCTTATAAAAGGGCCAATGAATGTAGATGCGTAGGTTGATGTGCctaaaaaccaaaccaaataaaGGGGTGTACACTCAACCAGTTTTTAATCCTTTATTAcgcttaaaaaacaaacaacctaTATATCCAGCCATTTTCCCCCCGGTGTATATGATTTTCATTCAACTCTTTTAATCATACATCAGTTGAAGCCCATGCTTGACATATAGTAAAGGGAGATCGAGAAAAGAGAATAAGCtaatacatataatacatacaATATGTACAGAACAGACTGAATTTTCAGCCCCATCCTCCCCCGCATTTTCCATTCTTCACAGTAAGACAAAAAGCTCAGTATGAGATGGTCATACATAATTTGAAGATGCAAGATACAGGAAAAATAGCAAAAAGACAACATCAGAAAGCTGGCATCATTGAAGCTGTATacaaatctatccatccatccattttccataccacttataaTACACAGGGCTGCAGGGAGCTTGGACCCTACCCCAGGGAACAAAGCAGAGGACACCCTGtatgggatgccaacccataGCAGGGTACAAAcagaatttggaaatgccaggtCAGCCTACAACAAATCAGCATACACGACGCACGTCATTGGActgggaaggaaaccggagtacccagaggaagctcccgaagcacggggagaacatgtaaactccacacagggcaggggtgtGAGGGACACCGTGCCCCACCTGCTGTATACAAATGTTGTAGTTATAATGTAATTTGATGACATAATTGCATATCCTGAAGGTCTGCCAATCTGACTCAAATCAGTGTAGAGAAATGCTTGGCCAGGAGTGTCTGCAGATTTTCCAGAGACCACAACTTGGGAAGGAAAAGACAAGTGGATGACAATCTTTCAAAAATGGCAGTGAGCATGTTGATATTCTGGGCTCAACAAATTTTACCCTATTTATCAATCTGGTCACTACCATTTCTAGGAGGTTGTGATCTACTTGTCCTTTCTTCCTGGTAAAAATATATGAACTATcaaaatatacacataaaacTCAGTATATACACAGGAGGCCAACATTAGTACATAGGCCTAAAACATCATATTCAGGGTCTAAACTGTCTgctaaaatagaaaacaatgttgttttcttttgtaaattGTACATTCATAGCCAATggacaaatgtttaaaaaaaaaaaaaaaaaaaacccccccgaGTCATTTTTAGTTTTCTTGCAATCAAAACAGAGATGGATTGAACTGATGACGCGGTGATTAATCAGAAAAATACTACAGCCAAACCATacatgttggcacctctgcttTGAAGACACCCCTGTATACCATTATATTGTGGCATAGCTGTATAAAAGACATTAATGTGATTCTTCTAAACTTCTCAAAATGTAGTAACTGCAAGAAATAGATGTAATAAATGTAGCATACAGTACTAGATTCAGCACATCAATGCTATACTGATGAGACCTGCTGTCAAACTAGTCAAGTATCCATCTGAGTGTCCATTTTACTCATTCTACTTGCTTGGATATAAGCTATGTTGAAGTACAGGTAGACAAGGGCACAGTGCTGAAGGTTACAGGTAACGCTAAAGTTAATACTGAGATTTTATATAACAGTTCACGCAGGATGGAAAAGtgagatatattttttgatCCAAAACCCTGAAAGAGAGAGCAGGGACAGAGCAGGAACATTGAGCACTATGCTATAAAGTAGAATGACAGTTCATTGTTTCGttgtgattcatcagactgCATGTGCGTGTCTTTTACATGATCTGTACATCAGAAAAGTTTCTGACTATGGTCCACACAATgaaatgcaattttaacagtCCCACAGAAATTAAAATCTAACAGTATGTGGAGAGGCTTCTTGTTAAATCAGATACATTAATATCTTagacgtgtgttttttttgacaGTCCACTGTATACGAGTCTGCAACTGAAAACACTTGACAATGTATTAATTgtaagagtgagtgagtaagtaagtgtgagtgtgtgtgtgagattgtgtgtatgtatatgcgCCTCAGGTCCAGCGGCAGCGTTTCCTCTGGCAGGCCTCAGGGTCGGAAGCGCAGCCGTCCGACTCGCTGCCTGAAGAGGGCccggctggtgtgtgtgtgtttgagtttgtATGCATATGTGAGTGGTCTAAGCTTAGCACCCAGCCAAGTTTGGAATGTAGAAGGTGCCTGAGTCCTGGTGGGAGGGGCAGCACTCTGAGGGCGTCGGCTCCTGAAGGGAGGAGCTTACGCAGGCGCCAGCAGCAGAGGTACTGGAGTGAGGTGGGAGCGGAGACCGAGCGGATCACCTTCATGCTGCTTTTGGCAGCTGTGGAACATGCCATGGGGAACACACGCTTGTTCTGCAGCTCTGTAGCAGCTACACctatacacattcaaacacacattGCATTAAAAAATGCCATGGAACAGAAATAATGCATATATAGGACTAATAACTGAACTCATCCTTACTCAGCGTGCGTTCTAATACTTTTATTATCCCTTATTGACTTCTATGTGTGATCTGTACGGTCTGTTTCCTTCAAACTACGTACTACATGGCATTCTGACCAAGTCTGCAGATATGGTAACTCAGCGGTCATTTCACTTAAAGGGGAAGTTTGCAATTCTTGGCAACCCTCTGCCTCCTGTAAAGAAAAGTgcaattacaataaaaaaaaaaaaaatcacaagtctAAATTCCTCTTCTCCTTAACTGacaaatgtttatgtttttaaaggAAGCAAACTTGTGGGCCATAAAAAGGTTTAATTTTAGAAGCCTACAATAAATCTCTAATCAAtattgaaatacaaaaaaaaagcttgaaatgaataaacGAACACAGTCCATTGCATGGTAATATCGCAAATCCCAATTTTTCTACAGTATCTTTCACATTATGTGGTTATACAGGAGTAAGACCACATTTATATcttacaaactgctcctttaagcTAATCAGTGTATCCGAACAGCCACAAATATGATGGAGAGTATGCGAAAAGGAAACATAAAGGATAATTTGACAAAGCCACATTAAAAACAGTAAACAGGAAGTGTCAAAGTTTCCATGCTGATACTTTATGCTAGATAACGTGTTTGAAAAGAGCCTGGAACTCAGTTCTTCCTGTGATGAGCCTGATAAAGTTCGTCCCTGGAGAGCAGCTCATACTTTCTTACGTTCTACGTTACAGATGTGTGAGCCTACTTCTACTGTGCTATTCTGTGGCAAACACAATTTCAGCATGATCCCGTTGTCATGATGTCAAGATTATTAGCGATATGTAAAGTGCCTCTTACCGATGCATTTGCGATTTTTAAAGAAGGTGAGAGTTCCATGCCAGGTGTCCAAGTGAACGCCTATGATGGATCCCTGACCAAACCGCGATGAGAAGCTCACTTTGTCACCGTTATGATGCAACAACCCTAGAGACCGACACTCATAGTTAGTTATACACAATACTGAAACATAATAAAAACTCATGGTGCTGTATGTGGTATTGTGGATGCATTTTTACCTACATTACATGTTAGATGTTTGGAAGCAACATTAACTAaaagattttttccccaaaaatttCTGTTCTGGAATTTATTTAGTAAATTAGGTGTGTTCATTTTAAGTTTGTATTGTAAATAGTTGGTGACGGACTGTCAACAAACACTAACAAGGCTTTTCCCATATTATATCCCATATACTAAGAATATAAAAGATTATCCATATAAAAACTGCAGTAACTGcattaaacagatttaaatctgATCTTGAACCACTTCAGAATATCCAAGACAAGTTTAAGTATAAATAAACTACatgaccaaatgtttgtggacacctgaccatcacacccatgtgtctTTGTTGAACAgcctattccagatttatttcccCGTTTCTGTTATAATCAGGGATgcacataactttttttttttattctggttCTCAGGAGAGCACTTGGAGAGTTTGTACGGTGCTCACCCCCACGGTCACGTGAATGATAAGCCCCTCCGACGTTCACTCCTAGTCTTTTCAAGAATACCATATCCTCAGCATACGAAGACACAGGACGTACGTGTTTCGCTTTATGGAAGGCCACGAGAAAAACATCACACAGAGCCTTCTGTTGCTCTTCATTCACCTCGGTTTGCCATCTAGCAAGTGGGCGACTGGATATTTCATCTTGACTAGCATGTTATCCAAGACTATTAATAGCTTGTACAACATCTGCTTGCTCCTTACTCTTTTCATGCTTATCAAACACTGGATGACTGAAACTCTTTGTCCCTGCATAGAAGGCACTAGAAGGCGTATCTTACACTACATTTGACTGCGCTCATAGTCAGAGTCAAGCCATGGCACCTCTTGAAGCCACCTCTCCGAGAAAACGCTTTTCTTTATATCCGGCTCGACCTGACATTTCTTCTGAGGTGGCGGAATGCCAAATAAGTTGCTTAATGTCTGATGTTTTTTGAACATCTCTCACACTATTACAGTCGATCCAAGACAGTGACTGTACATTTATAGCTATTGGTACGCAAATGATTGGTCTAAGCTAGTTAACCCTTcgcattttttattttggtcaCGCATGCGCACCAGTTATGTGCACCCCtggttataataacctccactcttctgggaaggctttccgctagattttggagcgtggctgtggggatttgtgttcattcacccacaagagcattagtgaggtcaggaacTGATGTTGGATGGAGgcggcctggggtgcagtcagcgttccggttaattccagtgaagggaaatcttaaagctacagcatacaaggaCATTCTAGACAGTTCTGTGCTTTCACCATTGTGGCAATAGtatggggaagaaccacatatgggtgtgatggtcaggtttccataaacttttggtcatatcgTGTAAATCCGTCTCTCTGAGCAATGTTTTGACAAGAATCGTCCCGATACTTTATGTTATAAGGTAAGAACATGAAACtagtacaaaatatttcaagCGGTGCTAGCTGTTTTCAATTTAACGGTTTGTAAATATCTAAATCTGTACGATTGAACATGAATTTGACCGTACAGATCAGTACAGATGCCCAGCACAATACACCCCCATCAGTCTTCACTTTGTCATCTTCTAAAGATTGGATGCTGAAATGAGAAAACTGCTGCTGTGGATGGTCCCACACGGATACAACAAATATTTGCACTTTCCAAAAACGGTTTATGCCTGAGTCTCATCCTAGCTTCAGCGAATAATCTCATATGGGTTCGGTAGATTTGTACCCAAGAACTGCTtctgtaatcataaaaaaaGTGTCCTGTGCTCATCAGAGGACTCTTCTCCACAATctactcatactgaacatcattCTGAAATCTACATCCGGATATTTGTGAAGCCGTTTTGTGACAGTGGCTTCTTTTAAAAGAgtcatacaaataaaactgaaataaaaatttaaagCAGTACGCAAAAATCGAGTTGTCTGAAGTCGCAACCTTCTCTCGCATAGACCGAATCCACATAAGCTCAAGACAAACATGATCACCAATGTTGTCAAGTGTTACAATTCGCATATTATATAAACGATGCAGTAATCAGATTTTAATCCAGGACGTTTGGGGCAGATTTGACGACAAGTGTTAACGTGCATGTTTAAACTCTTATCGGGGTACAATCCAGATCCCACACGCATCAAACAAACAGGTGTAAATAATGAAAATCTTGATGTCAGTGAGCACACCTTGTTGTTGGGAAAAGTGATTTATTTGTGAAGTAgtttggaaattttttttttttaagtcactgCTTGCTTGCAGTGCCCTATAGTGTATTTACCTGTATATGACAAGCCCCAGCTGTCTTCATCTTTTCCCAGTAAACTGCAGAATGTATGTCGGTATTTGTCCAGATTGACATCTGATGTACCAATTCCTACCATCTGCaaaccacacacaaaaagcTCATCATCATTACACAGGCGATTTACCGAATTAAAAACTTTGGCCAATAactggagaaaaaaattaatttgacGTGTTTGTTCACAAACATGTCAAACATCACATATCTCTACATAaagcagaggtgccaacattgctAACCAGATATCCTAGCaggcacagagaaaaaaatggatttTACCAACAAAACTCTAGAGTACGTTGTGGATGAgagatgaataaaaataaataaataaataaacagatttaagaGAAGCAACAGTACAAATAAGTGCAAAGGCAAGGCAAAtgcattccctttttttttttcttttttttttttttaaactgatggcACTACAGTCCCACCAACTTGTTTTTTACTGGCTCACAAAACCAAAACTCATGACTTCAAAGGTCAAAATTCACCCAGATAAAGCTGCCGCAACGTGGAAGTAACCGATGTGAAAATCAGGGTCCTTTAGATCCTGTGTCCTTATTTCTTCAGTGAGTTGGCTTTTCTGCCAGACAATTTTATTACGTTTACTTCTGCTTTAGCTGAAGGATGTCTCCTGTAATGCTGTTATAAGGGgtcataattcatttaaaaaaaaaaacaaaaaaaaaaccacccccATGAACACAAAACTAGACTCAGAAAGTACTCTGTCAAACCGCACCATGTCTGTTCCATAGACCGGAGAGGTCATTTTGATCTCCCAGAAGTGCTGTCCCTCTGAGAGCTCCTTGGAGCCACGGATAGCCGCCGTGCCGCAGCTGTACTCCGAGTGGAAGCTCACCTTCCTGTTCTCACAGCTCAGCAGCGTGGCTGCTGACCGACTGCCCTCATCCCACACCCAGTCGAATTCtgacacgcaaacacacacataacgcATCCGATCAGACACTCAATACATCATTTAACAGCGGAGAAaatgaatttggggaaaaaaaaaaaaaaaaaaaaaaaaaaaaaaaaaaaaaaagagcgctgtagaattaaaataaatccgTGCACCTGTACCTTGGTCATCTTCACCACAATGGCAGTCACGCAGCCGTGCGTAA
This genomic interval from Ictalurus furcatus strain D&B chromosome 2, Billie_1.0, whole genome shotgun sequence contains the following:
- the spsb3a gene encoding SPRY domain-containing SOCS box protein 3a isoform X6, which translates into the protein MLMQRRWCCPPRAMNGVVTAYSDSDSEAEYPGIVPSVPSAVPVTGESYCGCDLEMESSYDPRLRSYARLRDCHCGEDDQGTEFDWVWDEGSRSAATLLSCENRKVSFHSEYSCGTAAIRGSKELSEGQHFWEIKMTSPVYGTDMMVGIGTSDVNLDKYRHTFCSLLGKDEDSWGLSYTGLLHHNGDKVSFSSRFGQGSIIGVHLDTWHGTLTFFKNRKCIGVAATELQNKRVFPMACSTAAKSSMKVIRSVSAPTSLQYLCCWRLRKLLPSGADALRVLPLPPGLRHLLHSKLGWVLSLDHSHMHTNSNTHTPAGPSSGSESDGCASDPEACQRKRCRWT
- the spsb3a gene encoding SPRY domain-containing SOCS box protein 3a isoform X5, with the protein product MLMQRRWCCPPRAMNGVVTAYRSVDSDSEAEYPGIVPSVPSAVPVTGESYCGCDLEMESSYDPRLRSYARLRDCHCGEDDQGTEFDWVWDEGSRSAATLLSCENRKVSFHSEYSCGTAAIRGSKELSEGQHFWEIKMTSPVYGTDMMVGIGTSDVNLDKYRHTFCSLLGKDEDSWGLSYTGLLHHNGDKVSFSSRFGQGSIIGVHLDTWHGTLTFFKNRKCIGVAATELQNKRVFPMACSTAAKSSMKVIRSVSAPTSLQYLCCWRLRKLLPSGADALRVLPLPPGLRHLLHSKLGWVLSLDHSHMHTNSNTHTPAGPSSGSESDGCASDPEACQRKRCRWT
- the spsb3a gene encoding SPRY domain-containing SOCS box protein 3a isoform X1; this translates as MSRRSRNSRAWRSVWSGIRRDADAKTLVLPSESDEWGCDRLQVSYSDSDSEAEYPGIVPSVPSAVPVTGESYCGCDLEMESSYDPRLRSYARLRDCHCGEDDQGTEFDWVWDEGSRSAATLLSCENRKVSFHSEYSCGTAAIRGSKELSEGQHFWEIKMTSPVYGTDMMVGIGTSDVNLDKYRHTFCSLLGKDEDSWGLSYTGLLHHNGDKVSFSSRFGQGSIIGVHLDTWHGTLTFFKNRKCIGVAATELQNKRVFPMACSTAAKSSMKVIRSVSAPTSLQYLCCWRLRKLLPSGADALRVLPLPPGLRHLLHSKLGWVLSLDHSHMHTNSNTHTPAGPSSGSESDGCASDPEACQRKRCRWT
- the spsb3a gene encoding SPRY domain-containing SOCS box protein 3a isoform X3; the protein is MSRRSRNSRAWRSVWSGIRRDADAKTLVLPSESDEWGCDRLQYSDSDSEAEYPGIVPSVPSAVPVTGESYCGCDLEMESSYDPRLRSYARLRDCHCGEDDQGTEFDWVWDEGSRSAATLLSCENRKVSFHSEYSCGTAAIRGSKELSEGQHFWEIKMTSPVYGTDMMVGIGTSDVNLDKYRHTFCSLLGKDEDSWGLSYTGLLHHNGDKVSFSSRFGQGSIIGVHLDTWHGTLTFFKNRKCIGVAATELQNKRVFPMACSTAAKSSMKVIRSVSAPTSLQYLCCWRLRKLLPSGADALRVLPLPPGLRHLLHSKLGWVLSLDHSHMHTNSNTHTPAGPSSGSESDGCASDPEACQRKRCRWT
- the spsb3a gene encoding SPRY domain-containing SOCS box protein 3a isoform X2 is translated as MSRRSRNSRAWRSVWSGIRRDADAKTLVLPSESDEWGCDRLQVSYSDSDSEAEYPGIVPSVPSAVPVTGESYCGCDLEMESSYDPRLRSYARLRDCHCGEDDQEFDWVWDEGSRSAATLLSCENRKVSFHSEYSCGTAAIRGSKELSEGQHFWEIKMTSPVYGTDMMVGIGTSDVNLDKYRHTFCSLLGKDEDSWGLSYTGLLHHNGDKVSFSSRFGQGSIIGVHLDTWHGTLTFFKNRKCIGVAATELQNKRVFPMACSTAAKSSMKVIRSVSAPTSLQYLCCWRLRKLLPSGADALRVLPLPPGLRHLLHSKLGWVLSLDHSHMHTNSNTHTPAGPSSGSESDGCASDPEACQRKRCRWT